In Streptomyces hawaiiensis, one genomic interval encodes:
- a CDS encoding LysE family translocator: MTVDLVGFLGVVLVAYLVPGPDFLVVVRSAAEDPSKGRAAALGAQTGLCVHMVAAAAGLSVIATRSPVVYDGIKLMGAAYLVYLGVRAVLAARRAARERRGAHGVASHAAPHEGDPAQGRFRSGFTQGFLTNLLNPKAALFFLSILPQFVDGDGSPARQIFFLGMLDVVIGVAYWFALVVVAARLRALLARPKVRHRWELTTGWLFIAIGVTVATAA; the protein is encoded by the coding sequence ATGACGGTCGACCTGGTGGGCTTCCTCGGCGTCGTGCTGGTGGCGTACTTGGTGCCGGGCCCCGACTTCCTCGTAGTGGTCAGATCGGCGGCCGAGGATCCCTCGAAAGGCAGAGCCGCGGCACTGGGCGCCCAGACCGGGCTGTGCGTGCACATGGTGGCCGCCGCGGCCGGTCTCTCGGTGATCGCCACCCGCTCACCCGTGGTGTACGACGGGATCAAACTGATGGGGGCGGCCTACCTCGTGTATCTCGGTGTGCGGGCCGTACTGGCCGCCCGCCGGGCCGCCCGGGAGAGGCGCGGCGCGCACGGGGTCGCGTCCCACGCCGCCCCCCATGAGGGGGACCCCGCACAGGGGCGCTTCCGGTCCGGCTTCACTCAGGGGTTCCTGACCAACCTGCTCAACCCCAAGGCCGCGCTGTTCTTCCTCAGTATCCTTCCGCAGTTCGTCGACGGCGACGGATCTCCGGCACGGCAGATCTTCTTCCTCGGCATGCTGGACGTCGTCATCGGCGTCGCCTATTGGTTCGCCCTCGTCGTCGTCGCCGCTCGACTGCGAGCCCTGCTGGCCAGACCGAAGGTCCGCCACCGCTGGGAACTGACCACCGGCTGGTTGTTCATCGCCATCGGCGTCACGGTCGCGACCGCCGCCTGA
- a CDS encoding snapalysin family zinc-dependent metalloprotease: MHVRMLTGGLAAACLVSVSLTGGQAAAAAPRAADAPPAARVLTYDASGSAEFRSAVNRGAAIWNESVDSVELRPAATGQRANIRVLADNGWPRALPTTLGNGTVYIGRQAVDQGYDTIRISSHELGHILGLPDRKPGTCSSLMSGSSAGTSCTNPYPNAAEKAEVEGNFGSALAGRAPAVRTGVLVD, from the coding sequence ATGCACGTCCGTATGCTGACCGGCGGCCTCGCCGCCGCCTGTCTGGTGTCCGTGTCCCTGACGGGTGGCCAGGCCGCTGCCGCCGCCCCCCGAGCCGCGGATGCTCCTCCGGCCGCCCGTGTCCTGACCTACGACGCCAGCGGCTCCGCGGAGTTCAGGAGTGCCGTCAACCGGGGCGCGGCGATCTGGAACGAGAGTGTCGACTCCGTCGAGCTACGCCCGGCGGCAACCGGGCAACGAGCGAACATACGGGTTCTCGCGGACAACGGCTGGCCGCGCGCCCTGCCCACCACCCTGGGCAACGGCACCGTGTACATCGGGCGCCAGGCCGTCGACCAGGGTTACGACACGATCCGCATCTCCTCGCACGAGCTCGGGCACATCCTGGGTCTGCCGGACCGCAAGCCCGGCACGTGCTCAAGCCTGATGTCCGGTTCCAGCGCGGGCACTTCGTGCACGAACCCGTATCCGAACGCGGCGGAGAAGGCGGAGGTCGAGGGGAACTTCGGCAGCGCACTCGCCGGGCGGGCCCCTGCGGTGCGTACCGGGGTGCTCGTGGACTGA
- a CDS encoding dienelactone hydrolase family protein: protein MQLHPHTDSPTPTRATRGRRAGRRAGRLAGAAAALALAIGLGPLTSPGAHAADNPYERGPAPTTSGIEALRGPYAVSQTSVSSLSVTGFGGGTIYYPTSTSDGTFGAVAISPGYTAYESSIAWLGPRLASQGFVVFTIDTLTTLDQPESRGRQLLAALDHLTQRSSVRGRVDASRLGVMGHSMGGGGSLEAAKSRPALQAAIPLTPWNLDKTWPEVTTPTLIFGADGDTIAPVASHAEPFYSSLSSSLDRGYLELNSATHFTPNSSHTTIAKYSVSWLKRFIDNDTRYEQFLCPLPRPGLTIEEYRGNCPHGS, encoded by the coding sequence GTGCAACTCCACCCCCACACCGACTCACCCACGCCCACCCGCGCCACCCGCGGCCGCCGAGCCGGGCGCCGGGCCGGACGACTGGCCGGCGCCGCCGCGGCACTCGCCCTGGCCATCGGCCTGGGACCCCTGACCAGCCCGGGGGCCCACGCCGCGGACAACCCCTACGAGCGCGGCCCGGCCCCCACCACCTCCGGCATCGAGGCGCTGCGCGGCCCGTACGCCGTGTCGCAGACGTCCGTCTCCTCCCTGTCCGTCACCGGGTTCGGCGGCGGCACCATCTACTACCCGACGAGCACCAGCGACGGCACCTTCGGCGCGGTGGCCATCTCGCCCGGCTACACCGCCTACGAGTCGTCCATCGCCTGGCTCGGACCGCGTCTGGCCTCGCAGGGCTTCGTGGTGTTCACCATCGACACCCTCACCACGCTCGACCAGCCCGAGTCCCGCGGCCGTCAGCTGCTGGCCGCCCTGGACCACCTCACCCAGCGCAGCTCGGTGCGCGGCCGCGTCGACGCCTCTCGCCTCGGCGTCATGGGTCACTCGATGGGCGGCGGCGGCAGCCTGGAGGCCGCCAAGTCGCGTCCGGCCCTCCAGGCGGCCATCCCGCTGACCCCGTGGAACCTCGACAAGACCTGGCCCGAGGTCACCACGCCGACCCTGATCTTCGGAGCCGACGGAGACACCATCGCCCCGGTCGCCTCCCACGCCGAGCCCTTCTACTCGAGCCTGTCCTCCTCGCTGGACCGGGGCTACCTGGAGCTGAACTCGGCGACGCACTTCACACCCAACTCGTCGCACACGACGATCGCGAAGTACAGCGTTTCCTGGCTCAAGCGGTTCATCGACAACGACACCCGCTACGAGCAGTTCCTGTGCCCGCTGCCCCGGCCGGGCCTGACCATCGAGGAGTACCGGGGCAACTGCCCGCACGGTTCCTGA